A region from the Parasphingopyxis sp. CP4 genome encodes:
- the gyrA gene encoding DNA gyrase subunit A, which translates to MKSSYLDYAMSVIVARALPDVRDGLKPVHRRILYACQEGGFVAGRPYRKSAKIVGDVMGNYHPHGDSAIYDALARMTQDWSLRVPLVDGQGNFGSMDPDPPASMRYTEARLNKVAMTLLDDLDKDTVDFTPNYDGSTQEPQVLPARFPNILVNGAGGIAVGMATNIPPHNLGEVLDACRAFIDNPAITNAELMEIVPAPDFPTAPLILGRSGARSAYETGRGSVLMRSRHVIEEKAGDKRAIILTSIPFQVGKSGLVEKIADAAKEDRIEGVSDIRDESNRDGVRVVIELKKNATPDVTLNQLWRHTPAQSSFPANMLAIRGGRPETLKLVDIIQAFIQFREEVITRRAKFELFKARERAHLLLGLVVAVTNLDEVVRIIRGSANPAEARAALLAREWPIAEIKSYIQLVEAVESAIEGDTYQLSEAQVRAILELRLHRLTALGRDEIGAELKELAEKITELLDILGDRAKLYAVMRAEFDEVSEQYATPRVSEITAGDFDIEDEDLIAREEMVVTVTHSGYIKRTPLATFRAQRRGGKGRAGMATKEEDVVTRLFVTSTHTPVLFFSNKGQVYRMKVWKLPEGSPQTKGRPMQNLLPLSEDEYIRTVLPLPEDEAEWEKLHVMFATAKGSVRRNSMDAFENIPSNGKIAMRFAEDSDDKLIGVALLQESDDVLLATRNGKAIRFSATDVRAFASRTATGVRGVTLKDDDEVISLSVMGATGTDIEERDAYLKAAPWKDNDNEPELAPETMSKMIAAEQFILTVCSNGYGKRSSAYEYRLTKRGGQGVVNIDNIKRNGRVVASFPASNDSQAMLITDQGKLIRMNVSDVRVMGRSTAGVTLLDVAKGEKVVGVALIDEEEGPEDAAEEAVAAEIAGDEPQGEAE; encoded by the coding sequence ATGAAGTCGAGCTATCTCGACTATGCGATGTCGGTGATTGTTGCGCGGGCGCTGCCTGACGTCCGCGATGGCCTTAAACCAGTGCATCGCCGCATTCTCTACGCTTGTCAGGAAGGCGGATTTGTCGCTGGCCGCCCCTATCGCAAATCGGCGAAAATCGTCGGCGACGTCATGGGCAATTACCATCCGCACGGCGACAGCGCGATTTATGACGCGCTCGCGCGCATGACCCAGGATTGGTCGCTGCGTGTACCGCTCGTCGACGGCCAGGGTAATTTTGGGTCGATGGATCCCGATCCGCCTGCCTCGATGCGATACACCGAAGCGCGGCTCAACAAGGTCGCGATGACCCTGCTCGACGATCTGGACAAGGATACCGTCGATTTCACGCCCAATTATGATGGATCGACGCAGGAGCCACAGGTGCTTCCGGCGCGCTTCCCTAATATTCTTGTCAATGGCGCCGGTGGTATCGCGGTTGGCATGGCGACGAACATCCCACCCCATAACCTGGGTGAAGTACTCGACGCTTGTCGCGCGTTTATCGACAATCCGGCGATCACCAATGCCGAACTGATGGAGATCGTCCCCGCACCTGATTTCCCGACGGCCCCGCTCATCTTGGGTCGCTCCGGCGCGCGTTCAGCCTATGAGACCGGCCGTGGTTCGGTTCTGATGCGGTCGCGCCATGTGATCGAGGAAAAAGCAGGCGACAAGCGCGCGATCATCCTGACATCGATACCCTTCCAGGTTGGCAAGTCAGGATTGGTCGAGAAAATTGCCGATGCCGCAAAGGAGGATCGGATTGAAGGCGTTTCCGATATCCGGGATGAATCCAACCGAGACGGTGTCCGCGTCGTCATTGAGCTCAAGAAGAATGCAACTCCGGATGTAACGCTGAACCAGCTTTGGCGCCACACGCCAGCGCAATCCAGCTTCCCGGCCAATATGCTCGCGATCCGCGGCGGACGTCCCGAAACGCTGAAGCTTGTCGATATCATCCAGGCGTTCATTCAGTTCCGCGAAGAAGTAATCACACGCCGGGCCAAGTTCGAACTGTTCAAGGCACGCGAGCGCGCGCATCTGTTGCTCGGTCTGGTCGTCGCCGTGACCAATCTGGATGAAGTTGTTCGGATCATTCGCGGTTCAGCGAACCCCGCCGAGGCCCGCGCAGCATTGCTGGCGCGCGAATGGCCAATCGCGGAGATCAAATCCTATATCCAGCTGGTCGAAGCGGTCGAATCCGCGATTGAAGGCGATACGTACCAGCTATCCGAAGCGCAGGTTCGGGCAATCCTTGAACTCCGCCTGCACCGCCTGACCGCACTTGGTCGCGATGAGATCGGTGCAGAGCTGAAAGAATTGGCGGAGAAAATCACCGAGCTCCTCGACATTCTTGGCGATCGCGCAAAACTATATGCTGTCATGCGCGCCGAGTTCGATGAGGTCAGCGAGCAATATGCGACACCGCGGGTGTCAGAGATCACCGCGGGTGATTTCGATATCGAAGACGAAGACCTGATCGCGCGCGAAGAGATGGTCGTTACGGTGACCCATTCGGGCTATATCAAGCGCACCCCATTGGCGACATTCCGCGCTCAGCGACGTGGCGGCAAAGGCCGCGCCGGCATGGCGACCAAGGAAGAGGATGTTGTCACGCGCCTATTTGTGACTTCGACCCACACGCCCGTGCTATTCTTCTCAAACAAGGGTCAGGTCTATCGGATGAAGGTGTGGAAACTGCCTGAAGGCAGTCCGCAAACTAAAGGTCGGCCGATGCAGAACCTGCTACCGCTGTCCGAAGACGAATATATCCGCACTGTCCTGCCCCTGCCCGAAGACGAAGCGGAATGGGAAAAGCTGCACGTCATGTTTGCCACGGCAAAAGGCAGCGTCCGACGCAATTCGATGGATGCGTTTGAGAATATCCCGTCCAACGGCAAGATCGCCATGCGCTTTGCCGAGGATAGTGACGACAAACTGATCGGGGTCGCACTGTTACAGGAAAGCGATGATGTCCTGCTCGCAACGCGCAACGGCAAGGCGATACGGTTCTCGGCCACCGATGTGCGCGCCTTTGCCAGTCGGACGGCAACCGGCGTTCGCGGCGTGACGCTCAAGGATGATGACGAAGTGATCTCGCTGTCCGTGATGGGTGCGACCGGCACAGATATCGAGGAACGCGACGCCTATCTGAAGGCGGCACCGTGGAAGGATAATGACAACGAGCCTGAGCTCGCGCCTGAAACCATGTCCAAGATGATTGCTGCGGAACAGTTTATCCTGACCGTGTGTTCGAACGGCTATGGCAAGCGATCGAGCGCTTATGAGTATCGCCTTACCAAGCGCGGCGGACAGGGCGTTGTGAATATCGACAATATCAAGCGAAACGGACGGGTGGTCGCAAGCTTCCCCGCCAGCAATGACAGCCAGGCGATGCTGATCACCGATCAGGGCAAACTGATCCGGATGAATGTCAGCGATGTCCGCGTGATGGGCCGCAGTACGGCCGGTGTGACGCTGCTTGATGTTGCGAAGGGCGAGAAAGTTGTCGGCGTGGCCTTGATCGATGAGGAAGAAGGCCCCGAAGATGCAGCCGAAGAAGCTGTAGCGGCGGAAATTGCCGGCGATGAGCCGCAAGGCGAAGCAGAGTAG
- the trmFO gene encoding methylenetetrahydrofolate--tRNA-(uracil(54)-C(5))-methyltransferase (FADH(2)-oxidizing) TrmFO, whose product MSDHHVHIIGGGLAGSEAAWQLAEQGVKVRLSEMRGSGEMTPAHQSDGLAELVCSNSFRSDDAERNAVGLLHQEMRDLGSIIMQCGDAHKVPAGSALAVDRDGFSDAVTQALEQHSNIEIVRERVDSLPESGLTIVATGPLTALSLAESIGAATGDDALAFFDAIAPIVHKDSIDMDICWMASRWDKGEGDDYVNCPMDKEQYLAFHQGLIDGEKTEFREWEQDTPYFEGCMPIEIMAERGVDTLRYGPMKPVGLDNPRTGRWPYAVVQLRQDNALGTLWNMVGFQTKLKYGAQVELFRTIPGLEQAEFARLGGLHRNTFINSPKLLDSEMRLKSAPHVRFAGQITGCEGYVESSAVGLTVGRFAAAELRGETLTPPPAETALGALLGHITGGADARDYQPMNVNFGLFPPLAERVHKKQRKEAMTTRARTAMAKWVSAIAPRAAA is encoded by the coding sequence ATGAGTGACCATCACGTACATATTATCGGCGGCGGCCTGGCTGGGTCCGAGGCTGCATGGCAGCTTGCCGAACAGGGCGTGAAAGTGCGGCTTTCCGAAATGCGTGGTAGCGGGGAGATGACCCCGGCACACCAGTCGGACGGGCTGGCGGAGCTGGTGTGCTCGAACAGCTTTCGGTCCGACGATGCCGAACGTAACGCTGTCGGCCTGCTGCATCAGGAGATGCGCGACCTTGGTTCGATCATCATGCAGTGCGGGGACGCGCACAAGGTACCGGCCGGCTCTGCCTTAGCTGTGGACCGCGATGGGTTCTCCGATGCGGTCACGCAAGCGCTTGAGCAGCATTCCAATATCGAGATCGTCCGCGAACGCGTCGACAGTTTGCCCGAAAGCGGTCTGACGATTGTGGCGACGGGTCCTCTCACTGCACTTTCCCTAGCTGAAAGCATTGGCGCGGCCACCGGCGATGATGCGCTCGCCTTTTTCGATGCCATTGCGCCAATCGTCCACAAAGACAGTATCGACATGGATATCTGCTGGATGGCGTCGCGATGGGATAAGGGCGAAGGCGATGATTACGTCAACTGCCCGATGGACAAGGAGCAATATCTCGCCTTCCATCAAGGCTTGATCGACGGCGAGAAAACCGAGTTTCGCGAATGGGAACAGGACACGCCCTATTTCGAAGGCTGTATGCCGATCGAGATCATGGCGGAGCGCGGCGTGGATACGCTACGCTACGGCCCGATGAAACCGGTCGGCCTCGATAATCCGCGCACCGGTCGCTGGCCCTATGCCGTTGTCCAACTGCGCCAGGACAATGCGCTCGGCACCTTGTGGAACATGGTCGGCTTCCAGACGAAGCTGAAATATGGCGCCCAGGTCGAGCTGTTCCGGACGATTCCTGGATTGGAACAGGCGGAATTTGCGCGGCTCGGGGGGCTGCATCGCAACACCTTCATCAATTCACCCAAGCTGCTCGACAGCGAGATGCGCTTGAAATCAGCGCCGCATGTTCGCTTTGCTGGGCAGATCACGGGTTGCGAAGGCTATGTCGAAAGTTCGGCTGTCGGCCTGACGGTCGGGCGGTTTGCTGCCGCAGAATTGCGCGGCGAAACGCTTACGCCTCCGCCAGCTGAAACGGCGCTAGGCGCGTTGCTGGGCCACATTACCGGCGGTGCGGATGCGCGCGACTATCAGCCGATGAATGTCAATTTCGGTCTGTTTCCGCCGCTTGCCGAACGCGTCCATAAGAAGCAACGCAAGGAAGCGATGACCACGCGTGCCCGCACGGCGATGGCGAAATGGGTGAGCGCGATTGCTCCGCGAGCCGCGGCTTAG
- a CDS encoding squalene/phytoene synthase family protein has protein sequence MHRLADPERELALSYAKKTARPLLRTLWSVDERFGSIVAGTTETTIGEMRLLWWREALAAASDHAAAEPLLQQVADSLGQSGADGAEWGKMAEGWFALLQEPLESVDLERFAEDRGGPLFRLSAALLTEDVPDWVSDYGRAWALVDLSFRIRDEVAASQARSLAGDILARMDPHKWPRTLRSLGALVILTRRDIGKSERRQGSPSRVLRMIYHNITGY, from the coding sequence ATGCACAGACTGGCTGATCCGGAGCGCGAACTCGCCCTGAGCTACGCGAAGAAGACCGCAAGGCCTTTGTTGCGAACTTTATGGTCCGTCGATGAACGCTTTGGATCGATCGTTGCCGGCACCACTGAAACGACTATTGGCGAGATGCGATTGTTGTGGTGGCGCGAAGCATTGGCCGCGGCTTCTGATCATGCTGCCGCCGAACCCTTGTTGCAGCAAGTCGCAGACAGTCTGGGACAAAGCGGCGCTGACGGTGCGGAATGGGGCAAGATGGCGGAGGGTTGGTTTGCGCTTCTCCAAGAGCCACTGGAGTCAGTTGATCTGGAGCGATTTGCAGAGGATAGGGGCGGACCCCTGTTTCGTCTGTCTGCGGCATTGTTAACCGAAGACGTGCCGGACTGGGTTTCAGACTATGGCCGAGCTTGGGCGCTTGTTGATCTCTCATTCCGTATCCGGGACGAAGTCGCGGCGAGCCAAGCCCGCAGTCTGGCCGGTGATATCCTCGCGCGTATGGATCCCCACAAATGGCCGCGTACATTGCGATCGCTGGGCGCATTGGTGATCCTCACCAGGCGCGATATTGGCAAATCCGAACGACGCCAGGGATCACCTTCGCGCGTGTTGCGCATGATTTATCATAATATTACAGGATATTAA
- a CDS encoding pilus assembly protein TadG-related protein, protein MAGAALVPIAGMIGSGLDMSRAYMAQAKLQNACDASALAARRVMAGETWTSDAQTEGERFFDFNFPSSTMNSQNVTRTVAQSGTDPSAVTVTASADVPTSVMGLFGKDSIPISVSCNADQDYGNNDIMVVLDVTGSMNNNASGGGGTRIERLRTGAVGLYRALSGATNTRTRFGIVPYSGTVNVGRILRNRDILKTTFYQKDVGGSYDLVGVHIDDTEWEGGNNNKDIREWRLSGEGCVEERPDIGNAAHPIVADTTVTQDDIDLTAVNGSDTARQWGRYDPDEQESQTQWACPNEATRLRTYGSEATYTTAINDATQNVTGGTYHDVGLIWAARLLSQTGMNTSRNPAEFNNVPVAMHIVFLTDGTLDTGGSFYSSYGAQNQDGRMTGSGSNDENHRARFLAACATAKSMGMTIWVIALDVGSTDDIEPCATSSGHFFISDGSDLESVFTRIGQGIGRLRLTT, encoded by the coding sequence ATGGCTGGCGCCGCGCTCGTTCCAATCGCCGGCATGATCGGTTCGGGCTTGGATATGAGCCGCGCCTATATGGCGCAAGCCAAGCTTCAAAACGCATGTGACGCGTCCGCGCTTGCGGCCCGCCGTGTAATGGCTGGCGAAACATGGACCTCTGACGCCCAGACAGAAGGCGAACGCTTCTTCGATTTCAACTTCCCGTCTTCGACGATGAATTCTCAGAATGTCACCCGTACGGTGGCACAGAGCGGCACTGACCCGTCTGCTGTGACGGTGACGGCAAGCGCTGATGTGCCGACCTCCGTCATGGGCTTGTTCGGAAAAGACAGCATTCCGATCAGCGTATCGTGCAATGCCGACCAAGATTACGGCAATAATGACATCATGGTGGTGCTCGATGTTACCGGCTCAATGAACAACAATGCCAGTGGCGGTGGCGGTACCCGGATCGAACGATTGCGGACCGGAGCTGTTGGCCTATATCGCGCCCTTTCAGGCGCGACCAACACACGCACACGCTTTGGCATCGTTCCCTATTCGGGCACCGTGAATGTCGGACGCATCTTGCGGAACCGCGATATTCTCAAAACCACCTTCTACCAGAAAGATGTGGGCGGAAGTTATGATCTCGTCGGCGTTCATATTGACGATACCGAATGGGAAGGCGGCAATAACAACAAAGACATTCGTGAATGGCGTTTGAGTGGCGAAGGCTGCGTCGAAGAACGTCCCGATATCGGTAATGCCGCTCACCCAATCGTTGCAGACACCACTGTCACGCAGGACGATATCGACCTGACTGCGGTAAACGGCAGCGACACGGCCCGCCAATGGGGTCGCTATGACCCAGATGAGCAGGAATCTCAGACTCAATGGGCGTGCCCGAACGAAGCGACCCGCCTTCGCACCTATGGCAGTGAAGCGACCTACACGACGGCGATTAATGATGCGACGCAGAATGTGACAGGTGGTACCTATCATGACGTAGGTCTGATCTGGGCGGCTCGTTTGCTGTCGCAGACCGGCATGAACACATCTCGCAATCCGGCAGAATTCAACAATGTCCCGGTGGCGATGCACATCGTGTTCCTGACCGACGGTACGCTGGATACAGGCGGATCCTTCTACTCATCCTATGGTGCGCAGAACCAGGATGGGCGCATGACAGGCTCGGGCTCGAACGATGAAAATCACCGGGCGCGTTTCCTTGCAGCATGCGCAACGGCGAAGTCGATGGGCATGACGATCTGGGTGATCGCGCTCGATGTTGGCAGCACGGATGATATTGAACCCTGCGCAACCAGCAGCGGTCACTTCTTCATTAGCGATGGATCCGATCTGGAGAGCGTCTTTACGCGGATCGGCCAGGGCATCGGTCGCTTAAGGCTCACGACATGA
- a CDS encoding M20/M25/M40 family metallo-hydrolase, translating into MKMKLLTVAALAALPLSAAFAMQLDPAPDTYDAEVVQMREDPRMVAAFAHLNETHEARLADMITLNEVPAPPFGEEARAAVFAEMMQATGFGDVTIDEVGNVVASRAGTVGERTVTVAAHIDTVFPIETDVTIRVEGNRYIAPGIGDNTRGAIMLLQFASAIASADIATEATIVLVGNIGEEGLGDLRGVRHLFRDGIDHPDAFIAIDGGNDARLVTSAVGSNRYRVTMQGPGGHSWGDFGDGNPHHAASRAITRFVNAARPITQDGPRSSYNIGRIGGGTSVNSIPFESWFEVDMRSGNPEKLAALDVVFQQAMRDGLEAENAVRGDGDLLTMEVAPIGQRPAGEGDTSVPLVQRALALLRADDIEPSMVGSSTDSNIPISLGIPAITITRCGVSSGAHSLSETWEDDGNVPACTMRGLMLLVGEAGLAEN; encoded by the coding sequence ATGAAAATGAAGCTCCTGACCGTCGCCGCGCTTGCAGCGCTTCCTCTGAGCGCAGCATTTGCCATGCAGCTAGATCCCGCGCCCGATACCTATGATGCCGAAGTAGTACAGATGCGGGAGGATCCGCGCATGGTGGCGGCATTTGCGCACCTTAACGAAACGCATGAGGCCCGCCTTGCCGACATGATCACCCTGAATGAGGTGCCAGCGCCTCCTTTTGGTGAAGAGGCGCGAGCGGCTGTGTTTGCCGAAATGATGCAGGCGACCGGGTTTGGCGACGTGACGATCGACGAGGTTGGCAATGTCGTCGCCAGTCGCGCTGGCACTGTAGGTGAGCGCACGGTCACGGTCGCCGCGCATATCGATACCGTCTTTCCGATCGAAACTGATGTCACGATTCGCGTTGAGGGCAACCGCTACATCGCGCCCGGGATCGGCGACAATACGCGCGGTGCCATCATGTTGCTCCAATTTGCGTCGGCCATCGCATCTGCAGACATCGCCACGGAAGCGACCATCGTGTTGGTCGGCAATATCGGCGAGGAAGGTCTTGGGGATCTGCGCGGGGTTCGGCATCTCTTCCGCGATGGCATTGATCATCCCGATGCGTTTATCGCCATCGACGGTGGCAATGACGCGCGGCTTGTTACCAGCGCCGTTGGCTCAAATCGTTACCGTGTCACGATGCAGGGGCCCGGCGGTCATAGTTGGGGCGACTTTGGGGATGGCAATCCGCATCATGCCGCATCTCGGGCGATCACGCGTTTTGTAAACGCGGCGCGCCCGATCACCCAGGATGGCCCGCGCTCAAGTTACAATATCGGGCGCATTGGCGGCGGAACATCGGTCAATTCAATTCCGTTTGAAAGTTGGTTTGAAGTCGATATGCGCTCCGGTAATCCGGAAAAGCTGGCTGCTCTCGATGTCGTGTTCCAGCAGGCGATGCGTGACGGCCTGGAAGCTGAGAATGCCGTGCGTGGCGACGGTGATTTGCTGACGATGGAAGTTGCACCAATCGGCCAGCGACCAGCAGGTGAGGGCGATACAAGCGTTCCGCTCGTTCAGCGCGCTCTGGCGCTTCTGCGGGCTGATGATATTGAGCCGAGCATGGTTGGGTCATCGACCGATTCCAACATTCCGATTTCGCTCGGCATTCCGGCCATCACGATCACCCGGTGCGGCGTGAGTAGTGGGGCGCACTCGCTCAGCGAAACATGGGAAGATGATGGCAATGTTCCAGCATGCACAATGCGCGGATTGATGCTGCTGGTCGGTGAGGCTGGGTTAGCCGAAAACTAA
- the yaaA gene encoding peroxide stress protein YaaA: MLAIISPAKSLDFDSELGSLDRTDVRLSAETERLVSAASNLSKKRLQAIMPVSDKLIELNYSRYKDFWDQPERQAIFAFSGDVYTGFEAKSLDEDDIWFAQDHVRILSGLYGLLRPLDAIRPYRLEMGTKWAPRYKKLTDFWGDKIAGLLADDLETDGSGTIINLASNEYWAVIAGSKAVAGARVITIDFKENGPNGLRFNSFEAKRARGMMARYICEHRLDDPEALKSFDSDGYQYVADGSDQDRWRFVRR; encoded by the coding sequence ATGCTAGCAATTATTTCCCCCGCCAAGTCCCTCGATTTCGATAGTGAACTCGGATCGCTTGATCGCACAGATGTGCGCCTTTCAGCAGAAACAGAGCGATTGGTTTCCGCCGCATCGAATCTGTCGAAGAAACGTCTCCAGGCTATCATGCCGGTGTCCGACAAGCTGATTGAGCTAAATTACAGCCGCTATAAGGATTTTTGGGATCAACCAGAGCGCCAAGCCATCTTTGCTTTTTCTGGCGATGTCTACACCGGTTTCGAAGCCAAATCGCTCGATGAAGATGATATCTGGTTTGCCCAGGACCATGTGCGCATTCTATCCGGCCTTTATGGCCTTTTGCGGCCGCTGGACGCGATCCGACCCTATCGCCTTGAAATGGGGACGAAATGGGCCCCGCGATACAAGAAGCTGACCGACTTTTGGGGTGACAAAATTGCCGGGCTTCTCGCGGACGATCTCGAAACGGATGGTTCAGGCACGATCATCAATCTCGCCAGCAATGAATATTGGGCGGTGATCGCCGGATCGAAAGCAGTTGCCGGCGCACGGGTGATAACAATTGATTTCAAAGAGAATGGCCCGAATGGTCTCCGCTTCAATAGCTTTGAAGCAAAACGCGCACGCGGAATGATGGCCCGCTACATCTGCGAACATCGGCTCGACGACCCTGAAGCGCTCAAATCATTCGACAGCGATGGCTATCAATACGTCGCGGACGGCTCAGACCAGGATCGCTGGCGCTTCGTGCGCCGATAA
- a CDS encoding EF-hand domain-containing protein, with product MGRFLAGIMSALLLMGAGLFVWETLAQQDEPPPPAPPPPEIEPIDPIDAPPPVTIGPPPPEATELTREQRRFGRYDRDRDGAITRAEMMSSRTDGFRALDTNGDNYLTFEEWAVRTSDRFSAADADQSGALTPAEFATTRQSRSSSTRQRCNC from the coding sequence ATGGGTCGCTTTCTGGCCGGTATCATGTCGGCACTATTGTTAATGGGCGCGGGATTGTTCGTCTGGGAAACATTGGCCCAGCAAGACGAGCCGCCTCCGCCTGCACCGCCGCCGCCGGAGATTGAACCAATCGATCCGATCGACGCGCCGCCTCCGGTTACCATTGGTCCGCCACCGCCCGAGGCTACAGAGCTCACTCGTGAGCAGCGCAGATTTGGGCGATATGACCGTGATCGGGATGGCGCGATCACGCGCGCGGAAATGATGAGCAGTCGCACCGATGGATTTCGCGCACTCGATACCAATGGCGATAACTATTTGACGTTTGAGGAATGGGCGGTCCGGACCAGCGATCGCTTTTCCGCGGCAGATGCTGATCAGTCAGGCGCACTTACACCGGCAGAATTTGCCACCACGCGTCAGTCCCGATCATCATCTACTCGCCAACGGTGTAATTGTTGA
- a CDS encoding GbsR/MarR family transcriptional regulator, protein MAITNHPDAKAFILHWGEMGTQWGVNRSVAQMHALLYLSDRPVTADEIVEQLGLARSNISNGLKELQGYGIVRRVHVEGDRRDHFVAETDLWDMLMQIVAERKRREIDPTIQLLEELSQKMADDPGAPPYIRERVTRMHEFISTLGNWYEQVRVLPKPTLVTLMKLGGKVARFVKPITKKKD, encoded by the coding sequence ATGGCAATAACCAATCATCCCGACGCCAAAGCATTCATCCTGCACTGGGGTGAGATGGGCACACAATGGGGCGTCAATCGGTCCGTGGCTCAAATGCATGCCCTGCTCTACTTATCAGACCGACCTGTAACGGCAGATGAAATTGTCGAGCAACTCGGATTGGCTAGATCTAACATCTCCAATGGCCTCAAAGAGTTGCAAGGCTACGGCATCGTTCGACGCGTTCATGTCGAGGGCGATCGGCGCGACCATTTTGTAGCCGAGACCGACCTTTGGGATATGCTGATGCAGATCGTGGCGGAACGGAAACGTCGTGAAATCGATCCGACAATCCAATTGTTGGAAGAACTGTCGCAAAAGATGGCAGACGATCCAGGCGCACCTCCTTATATCCGTGAGCGCGTAACCCGCATGCACGAGTTCATCTCGACGCTCGGGAACTGGTACGAACAGGTTCGTGTGCTGCCCAAGCCCACTCTGGTAACTTTGATGAAGCTCGGCGGTAAGGTCGCGCGTTTCGTCAAACCGATCACTAAAAAGAAAGACTAA
- a CDS encoding lysoplasmalogenase, whose protein sequence is MTDTPSTKSGGFTTLVLLLSLLAGLSYYLAGRILEPSTLLIAWKGAGVALLAVWAGMQARNLDGWLIALVMALGATGDVMLETHGMTQGGLAFAAGHLVAILLFFRNRRPETTLSQKMLAVLLIPAVIWIAWRLPADRAMATDLAVYATPLAFMASLAWISRFSRYLTGVGAILFVISDLLIFSRFGLLAASPLPDLLIWPLYFTGQAMIAIGVVRVLSRDSET, encoded by the coding sequence ATGACTGACACACCATCGACGAAATCCGGCGGCTTCACCACTCTCGTGCTGCTGCTCTCGCTATTGGCGGGGCTGAGCTATTATCTGGCTGGTCGGATCCTGGAGCCTTCGACGCTGTTGATCGCCTGGAAGGGGGCAGGGGTCGCTTTGCTGGCCGTATGGGCCGGGATGCAGGCGCGTAACCTGGACGGTTGGCTGATCGCGCTGGTGATGGCGTTGGGGGCGACTGGCGATGTGATGCTCGAGACCCACGGTATGACTCAAGGTGGTTTGGCCTTTGCCGCCGGGCATTTGGTGGCGATCCTCTTGTTCTTCCGCAATCGCCGACCGGAAACGACGCTGAGCCAGAAAATGCTCGCGGTCCTGCTGATTCCGGCCGTGATCTGGATTGCCTGGAGGCTACCGGCAGATCGCGCGATGGCGACGGACTTGGCCGTCTATGCGACCCCGCTGGCCTTTATGGCGTCGCTGGCCTGGATCAGCCGCTTCTCGCGCTATCTCACGGGCGTTGGCGCGATACTCTTTGTGATTTCGGATCTCTTGATCTTCTCGCGGTTCGGTCTATTAGCCGCCTCACCGCTTCCCGATCTCCTGATCTGGCCACTCTATTTCACCGGCCAGGCGATGATCGCAATTGGCGTGGTGCGGGTTCTTTCACGCGATAGCGAAACTTAG
- a CDS encoding TadE/TadG family type IV pilus assembly protein yields the protein MRKIIRHIRKLRSDDRGIAATEFGLIVVPLMVILLGAFDIGYQSYVRAQLQGVLNDVARTAVVESPDFSGYAGTSTEERIENAIQERVNGIARNATYTITQTNFYEFSGVGNAEKLLTDNNTNGEYDAVDGDCFEDINNNGAFDLDAGDTGQGGADDVVYYEVTITMPRIVPVMGLIGVPDNYAITAQAAVRNQPFEDQVVPPTVCGP from the coding sequence ATGAGGAAGATTATCCGCCATATCCGCAAGCTGCGTTCGGACGATCGCGGTATTGCTGCCACCGAATTCGGCTTGATCGTCGTGCCATTGATGGTGATCCTGCTGGGCGCATTCGATATTGGCTATCAAAGCTATGTCCGGGCACAGCTACAAGGCGTGCTCAATGATGTGGCTCGAACAGCCGTCGTGGAATCGCCAGATTTCTCTGGCTATGCTGGCACGTCAACTGAAGAGCGGATCGAAAACGCTATTCAAGAGCGCGTAAACGGCATTGCACGCAACGCGACCTACACGATCACTCAGACCAACTTTTACGAGTTCTCAGGCGTCGGTAACGCAGAAAAGCTGCTCACCGACAACAATACCAATGGCGAATATGATGCAGTCGATGGCGATTGTTTTGAGGACATCAATAATAATGGTGCGTTCGATCTGGATGCCGGCGATACAGGCCAGGGCGGCGCCGATGATGTTGTCTATTATGAAGTGACGATCACGATGCCGCGAATTGTCCCGGTAATGGGACTAATCGGTGTTCCTGATAATTACGCAATCACGGCCCAGGCGGCGGTTCGTAACCAGCCTTTCGAAGACCAGGTCGTTCCTCCGACGGTGTGTGGCCCATGA